A genomic window from Brachyspira sp. SAP_772 includes:
- the xerD gene encoding site-specific tyrosine recombinase XerD, translating into MSVKQISDQEILSMYLNYESMEKGLSQNTLESYRRDIVIYLDFLGRNKKTILKATRKDIEKFLSERKEQGSKSRTVARNKVSIVNLYKFLVMENYISKNPTDNLEVIRLKRVLPESLTTEEVDDLLSVHNEKTDKGLRDKAIFELMYSSGLRVSEICSLKIEDIFFDEKYLKICGKGKRERIVPINDKALDILKRYIQTSRVVMVKGKKTSELFLNFRGDKISRVGIWKIVKEAMKKSGIEKNVYPHTLRHSFATHLLQHGADLRSVQRMLGHSDITTTEIYTHVDSTHLKKQIAKHPKYTKHTRQNS; encoded by the coding sequence ATGTCAGTGAAGCAAATTTCAGATCAAGAAATATTATCAATGTATTTAAATTATGAGTCAATGGAGAAAGGGTTGTCACAAAATACACTAGAGTCTTATAGAAGAGACATAGTAATATACTTAGATTTTCTAGGCAGAAATAAAAAAACAATATTGAAAGCTACTAGGAAAGATATAGAAAAGTTCTTGAGTGAAAGAAAAGAGCAGGGCTCAAAGTCTAGAACAGTTGCAAGAAATAAAGTAAGTATAGTTAATTTGTATAAATTTTTAGTAATGGAAAATTATATTTCTAAGAACCCTACTGATAATTTAGAGGTAATACGTTTAAAAAGAGTGTTGCCAGAATCTTTAACTACTGAAGAGGTTGATGATTTATTATCTGTGCATAATGAAAAAACAGATAAGGGTTTGAGAGATAAGGCTATATTTGAACTTATGTATTCTTCTGGACTTAGAGTTAGTGAAATTTGTTCATTGAAAATAGAAGATATATTCTTTGACGAAAAATATTTAAAAATTTGCGGTAAAGGTAAAAGAGAGAGAATAGTTCCTATAAATGATAAAGCTTTAGATATTTTAAAGAGATATATTCAAACTAGCAGAGTAGTAATGGTTAAGGGTAAAAAGACCAGTGAATTATTTTTAAACTTTAGAGGAGATAAAATTTCTAGGGTAGGTATTTGGAAGATAGTAAAAGAGGCGATGAAAAAAAGCGGCATAGAGAAAAATGTTTATCCTCATACTTTAAGACATAGTTTTGCCACACACCTTCTTCAGCATGGTGCAGATTTAAGATCAGTTCAGAGAATGTTAGGACACTCTGATATCACTACAACAGAAATATATACACATGTTGATTCTACACATTTAAAAAAGCAGATTGCAAAACACCCTAAATATACAAAACATACTAGACAAAACAGCTAA